A genomic stretch from Caulobacter sp. FWC2 includes:
- a CDS encoding chemotaxis protein CheA, translating to MTDDLMAQFLSEGRELVAGAERDLATLARRPDDAKALDSCFRAIHTLKGSTGLFDLVPMGVMLHAAEDLLSLLRAERTGVAADFEALFSVVDHVDRWLDALDRTGHLPADAQQIGDVERRRLRELVASVGASAEAASSAAPRTWHPPADFETKGTVAVRYTARADSYFSGDDPVSIIAGLPGLSALRIMPREPWGSLDGYDPYACNLVLEAASTAGRPEIEAALRFVSDQIELADLTGGEPVTRPRGDGARKTLRIDAERVDRLADLADELVIAKNGLADLAAHAERLPGGQAVSQALRGRQAQLDRLVNDLHATVGKVRLVALGPLFGRFHRLTREIANALHKTVLLEVSGGEVEVDKAIVDGLFEPLLHVLRNAIDHGVETAQDRARLGKPPVAVVRLSAVTASDQVVIEVRDDGAGIDPAIIRALAVRRGLLTPEAAEALDDRASIDLIFTPGFSTAAEVSAVSGRGVGMDVVREAAVKLGGKVVVDSQRGQGSIVKFVLPVSMVLTKVMIVTCGAERYGLALGTVVETVRVSADSIASIRAGKAFQLRDDVIPLLALGSLVGAAEPQRRPIERVVVARVQGEQVGFAVDAIVDRMDAAVRPMTGLLAGAPGVMGTTLLADGAVLMILDLAELVL from the coding sequence GTGACCGACGATCTGATGGCTCAGTTTCTCAGCGAAGGCCGCGAGTTGGTCGCCGGCGCCGAGCGCGATCTGGCGACCCTGGCGCGGCGACCCGACGACGCCAAAGCGCTGGATAGCTGTTTCCGGGCCATCCACACCCTCAAGGGCTCCACCGGTCTGTTCGATCTCGTCCCCATGGGCGTAATGCTCCATGCGGCGGAGGATTTGCTGAGTCTTTTGCGCGCCGAGCGAACCGGCGTCGCCGCCGATTTTGAAGCACTGTTCAGCGTCGTGGACCATGTCGATCGATGGCTGGACGCGCTGGACCGCACGGGCCATCTGCCGGCCGACGCCCAGCAGATCGGAGACGTAGAGCGGCGACGCCTCCGGGAGCTTGTCGCGTCGGTTGGCGCCTCGGCTGAGGCTGCGTCCTCGGCCGCGCCTCGGACCTGGCATCCGCCGGCCGACTTTGAGACCAAGGGCACGGTCGCTGTCCGCTACACCGCGCGCGCCGACAGCTATTTCTCGGGCGATGATCCTGTCTCGATCATAGCGGGGCTGCCCGGGCTCTCAGCGCTGAGGATTATGCCTCGGGAGCCCTGGGGTTCGCTGGACGGCTACGATCCCTATGCCTGCAACCTGGTCCTGGAAGCCGCCTCGACCGCCGGGCGGCCGGAAATCGAGGCGGCTTTGCGGTTCGTATCCGATCAGATCGAACTCGCGGATCTGACCGGCGGCGAACCCGTCACGCGGCCGCGAGGCGATGGCGCGCGAAAGACGTTGCGCATCGACGCCGAGCGGGTGGACCGGCTGGCCGACCTGGCCGACGAGCTGGTCATCGCCAAGAACGGTTTGGCGGATTTGGCAGCGCACGCTGAGCGTCTACCTGGCGGGCAAGCCGTGAGCCAAGCCCTCCGCGGTCGGCAAGCCCAGCTGGATCGGTTGGTCAACGACCTGCATGCCACCGTGGGCAAGGTGCGGCTGGTCGCGTTGGGTCCATTGTTCGGCCGGTTCCACCGCCTGACGCGAGAGATCGCCAACGCCTTGCACAAGACCGTGCTGCTCGAAGTCTCCGGCGGCGAGGTTGAGGTCGACAAGGCGATCGTCGACGGCCTGTTCGAACCGCTTCTGCATGTTCTGCGCAACGCCATCGACCACGGCGTCGAGACGGCGCAGGATCGGGCCCGGTTGGGAAAGCCGCCTGTCGCCGTTGTCAGGCTTTCGGCCGTCACGGCGTCGGATCAGGTGGTGATCGAGGTTCGCGACGATGGAGCGGGTATCGATCCGGCGATTATCCGCGCGCTGGCGGTCAGGCGTGGATTGCTGACACCCGAGGCGGCGGAGGCCCTGGACGACCGCGCGTCGATAGATCTGATCTTCACGCCGGGGTTTTCGACGGCGGCGGAAGTCAGCGCGGTTTCCGGACGGGGCGTCGGCATGGACGTCGTCCGCGAAGCAGCGGTCAAGCTCGGCGGCAAGGTCGTCGTCGACAGTCAACGCGGCCAGGGCTCTATCGTGAAGTTCGTGCTGCCAGTCAGCATGGTGTTGACCAAGGTGATGATCGTGACCTGCGGCGCCGAGCGATACGGCCTGGCCTTGGGCACCGTCGTCGAAACCGTGCGGGTGTCCGCCGACAGCATTGCCTCGATCCGCGCGGGGAAGGCCTTCCAGCTTCGCGACGACGTTATTCCGTTGCTGGCTTTGGGCTCGTTGGTTGGAGCGGCCGAGCCCCAGCGACGTCCGATCGAACGGGTCGTCGTCGCGCGCGTGCAAGGAGAACAGGTCGGCTTCGCCGTGGACGCTATCGTCGATCGGATGGACGCGGCGGTGCGACCGATGACTGGACTGCTGGCTGGCGCGCCCGGCGTGATGGGCACGACCCTTCTGGCCGACGGCGCCGTGCTGATGATCCTAGACCTTGCGGAGCTTGTCCTGTGA
- a CDS encoding protein-glutamate O-methyltransferase CheR produces MSTDDLRKVCAFLYRLTGMQFGESKRYYIERRLTERIVLTGCSNFAAYFSQLRSHPGEREALINAFTVNETYFYREEHQLACLSRSLLPDLITSRRPGDKIRIWSSPCSTGEEAYSIAIWLLDNWRMVDAYNVEVVGSDIDTRALSAAREGLYGERALSRLPRDVVEAYFEPARRHRRKLIKDLRESVTFTQVNLVDGENMASQGTFDVIFCRNVLIYFDEASRLLAANNLYDRLAPGGYLCLGHTESMSRITDRFLVRRFENAIVFQRPGRGP; encoded by the coding sequence TTGAGCACCGACGACCTGCGGAAGGTGTGCGCGTTCCTGTATCGCCTGACCGGCATGCAGTTCGGCGAAAGTAAGCGCTACTATATCGAGCGTCGGTTGACCGAGAGGATCGTTCTTACGGGCTGTTCCAACTTCGCGGCCTATTTCAGCCAACTGCGCTCCCATCCCGGTGAGCGCGAGGCGCTGATCAACGCATTCACGGTCAATGAGACCTACTTCTATCGCGAAGAGCACCAACTGGCGTGCCTTAGTCGCTCGCTGTTGCCGGACTTGATCACCTCACGCCGTCCTGGCGACAAGATCAGGATCTGGTCGTCGCCTTGCTCGACAGGTGAGGAAGCCTATTCGATCGCGATCTGGCTGCTCGATAACTGGCGCATGGTCGACGCCTACAATGTCGAGGTCGTCGGCTCCGATATCGACACGCGGGCGCTGTCGGCCGCTCGCGAGGGCCTGTATGGCGAGCGCGCCCTGTCCCGTCTGCCGCGGGATGTCGTGGAGGCCTATTTTGAACCCGCGCGTCGCCATCGCCGTAAGCTGATCAAGGACCTCCGGGAGTCTGTGACCTTTACCCAAGTCAACCTGGTGGATGGGGAGAACATGGCCAGCCAGGGAACGTTCGACGTCATCTTCTGCCGCAATGTGCTGATCTATTTTGACGAGGCGTCGCGGCTTTTGGCGGCCAATAATCTCTATGACCGACTCGCGCCTGGAGGCTATCTCTGCCTGGGCCACACCGAGTCGATGAGCAGGATAACCGACCGGTTCCTGGTTCGCCGGTTCGAGAACGCCATCGTGTTTCAGCGACCGGGACGCGGGCCGTGA